ACTTGTACAACTAAGCCATTTTTATTCCCTTAGTTTGGATGAATCAGATGCCAGGTTGTGTCAGTGTCTTGAAACCCTGTTTTTGGCCGAATTCATCAAATCTTGCAGGATCGTTGCATCATCTTTAATTATCATAGTTAAATCAAGAACCACAACTTAGTTGAGAAAATGTGTTCCTCTAACTTATTCCTATTCTCTTTTACTCTTAAAGATACAGCATCATCCCCTCAGAAGTCAGTGAATCAGAGACATCCTGTTGTGAGAGGGACTCTCCTGGTGAGGTTCTAGAGAGCACCACCCTCCACATTGTCTCCGCAAAGCACAGGTCCCAGAGCCCCAAGGAACTCTTCATATCCCGGGATGAGGTCTCCCATGAGGATTTGGACAGCAACACAGAGTTTCCCAAGAGACCCCAGCTGATTTGCACTCAGCTACATGCTCCCTCATTTGGGGATCAGAGAGGCCAGGAGGAAAACGATGGAGTTGCACAGAGGTGTCTCTCCCCTGGGGGCATGGTGGAGCTCCAGGTGTCCCTCTCTGCGCAAACCCTGGACGACGTGGGCTGCTCTTCTCTTGGGAGTGCTCTTGGGATCGAGGGAGAATATTCAAACAGAGAGGCCATTATAACAATaccaacaaccaccaccaccaccacatctTTTAATGTGCCCAGCTCTGTTAGAGAGCCACTCGGCCAGCGTGGAGTGGTCCTCAGCTCCCCTTCCATGCTGGGGCAGGTGGAGGTCattttgcagcagcagccagcagcaTCAGAAGCAGGGAGGGGCATCCTGAGTGTGGGTGGCCCCAAGGTCGGTGGAAGCTTAGGATCCCAAAgcgaaggagaagaaggaggagggcaCTGCAAGGGAGTCCCTGGGTCATTGACTGTCTCATTCGGAATTCCCCCAGAAGAGGGGACACCAGCGGAGGAGCAGGACTCTGATTCTGAGGGGGATCAAGAGAAGCCCAACAAGCACAGGGCAAAGCATGCCAGTAAGTACCTATggatcaattttttttttttatgtccattctttttcagtatgtgtgtgattgtgtgggTGATCAGaatatattcatttaaaagGGAATCTGCAAGCTAATAGGTCAATGCTAGAATGCATTTGTCAACAACATGTGTGCATTCCAAAGCCTGATGTCGTGTGTGTGAACTGCTCAAAATAGTATTGGTCAGGAGTAATGGTTGGAGGAGGGTGCTGAGTCCTTCAAATAGAAGCAGATACATCCGGGTCTAACCTGAAATACAACAGAATCAAAGTCATAGTACAGATAGGATTGTGAAAGTCAATAAAAtgctgtaaatgtaaaaaaaacattaaagaaaaaacccACCTTCTGTAGATGAtacatggaaaacatttgatACATATCTAAAAGTATCCATTTGTAGAGACTTGATGATTAATATAGATACTAAGGCGTTCCTTCAGAGCTGTGCTGAAGACATAAATATAACACAAGCACGCTGATGATGCCTGCAGAAGTGGCCCTTTGACAGACACCAGCATGTGCACCCTCTCCTGTTACCTGATCCTTTCAAACTGGGTGCTTTAACTGAGCTAAAAAAGTGAGCCCATTGCTCACTCTTCCTGTCCCCTCCACCTTCAGGTTAGTCTTGCAGGAATACAAAAATTGAACCTAACTGCCTTACAATGTTGGATCATTCGAGGGTATTTTCTGTGTAATGTCTGTTATCAGATTGGCTTCTGTGTCAGCAAATTTGGCAGATTTGAAAAGACAGGAGATTTAAAGTGGACAATTTATGGACTATCCATAAGGGCTGGTAAACAGGCTTCGGTCCTAATGGATTTCATGGATGCAGGCTATCTTTATTCCTTCTCAGATCTTATTTCTGTCTTCTTTATGGGGATTAATATTTTTATGTGTTTCATTGTCTTTGGACAGATGGTGTCAGAGATTTTCAATAGTTTCTTAATCATTTGATGTATAATGATTAACAGAATGAGAACATTTTGAGGTGCATGAGAACATTTTGTAAAACTGTATGATAGTAGTGTTTTTCATGGAAAGGTATTACAAAATTGCTTGCAACATATTCATCATAAGTTGAATCAGTTTTACATTGCATTGAGTTTAAAAGCTTAGTCAAGCATTGAAAGTTGATTTATGTAtttgtaaaactttttttgcACTACATTTCTTTGTCCCTTCATTTTCATCCATCGCTATGTTACTATTGTAAGCTCTATTTCAAGTTCTAAAGTTAAGTTCTAAATCAAGCTATGGAAATTATGAAAACAGCTGtctatgtaaaaataaaatgaaaatataaaacaagtTATTTGAAAAAGTGTAGCAGTAATAATAATCTtaagaactgttttttttaaatgtactccAAACAAATTTAGTAATTgatgattttatgttttattcttGGTATATATAATTGATGTGTCTTATTGCCGATATAATCCCTCTGGGTAAGCATATTTTCTTGTACTTTTTCTCTAAACACtgtacattcattttctttatctttacagGGCTCAGGCGTAGCGAGAGTCAGTCAGAgaagcagctgaaggaggcCAAGTCCAAATGTAAACGTATAGCTCTTCTTCTTACGGCTGCTCCGCCCAACCCCAACAACAAAGGGGTGTTGATGTTCAAGAAACATCGACAAAGGGCTAAGAAATTCACAATTGTGAGCTACGGCACAGGAGAAGACGAACCAGAGTACAGTGACGAAGAGGACGAGGAAAACGAGGAAGACAAGCAAGGAACCCAAACTGTTGCGTTAACCCTTTTCGCTCCAAACAATTCTGAAATAGACAAGCAATTTCTTGGTAATGCCCAAAGAGGAAAAGGTGTGCTAACTATCAACTTGGACAAGGGTCTCCTTGAGATCGAAAAGAGCCTGAAAAACCAAGAAGAGATGGAATGTTTGCCTGAAACCAAGGGTAAGGGAGCTCTGATGTTTGCCCAACGGCGTCTGAGGATGGATGAGATTTCTGCTGAACATGAGGAGCTAAGGAGCCATGGTATTCCAGTGGAAGGAGTTTTGGAGGTAGAAAAGAAGATAGCGGAGCACTCCTACATGCAGTCCACAACAGAGGGCCATGCTTACATGGATGTAAATATACACCAACAAAGCCAACATCAACAACAGCAATATCAGGAGCAGCAATACTATGAGCAACAACAGAAATaccaacaacagcaacagcaataccagcaacaacaacataactaccaacaacaacaacaacaacaacaacaacaacaacaacaacagcaatacCAACAACAgtatcagcagcagcagtatgaacaacagcaacagcatTATCAGCAGCAGCAAATGTATCAGCAGCAGCAAGTATATAATCAAGAACAGCAAATGCAGCACTATTCTACAAACATCAATGGCACAGTCCAACAACAAACCAGTGAAATGCAGAGCTCTTTCAGCAATCGTACTGCAAAGCCTTTTTCAGCAGAAAACATAGAGCCTACCCCTTATTCTCCCGCGATGAGTGGGACCAATCAAGATTCTATGGGCCAAGGAGAGCAGATAGCTTCACGAGATGAGCGCATTTCTACCCCTGCTATTAAGAGTGGTCTTTTGATGGATGCAAGGAGAAGAAACGTGGGCAAGCCTATGTTCACTTTTAAGGATGCCCCAAAATTATCACCAAACCCAGCCTTGCTAAACCTCTTAAACAGGGGTGATAAGAGGTTGGGCTTTGAGTCAGGAGGTGAGGAAGACTACCTCAGCCTTGGAGCTGAGGCTTGTAATTTCCTCCAGTCTTCAAGAGGTAAACCCAAGATTCCTCCACCGGTTGCTCCAAAGCCTGTGATCAACCCCAACTCTCCTCTTTGGTCCCCACAGCTAGAGGTGACAAACCAGGACATGCCTCAACAGGCTGAAAATAGTTTGACCACACCTGCTGTAGCCCCCACCACAGAGACTACTCTTGCTCCAGAACTAGAGCCAACCCCTGCACCTGCCCCTGAGCCCTCTCCCCTTCCTGCCCCCCAGGAGGCTACTGCCAGCAACACAACAGAGGACCAGCACACATGGACTCTCCAGCCAGAATCTCAGCAACAGCAATTGCAAGTTTCAACTCAAGAGGAAAATTGTCAAATGAATTCTACGCTACAGCAAGAGCATGCTCCTATGACTAGCTGGTCTACAGCACAAACAGAAGCTCAACAACAGCCACCTACCAATTCATGGCCTCCAACTCAAGTGCAACCCCAGGAACCAACTCCAAGTCAGTCCCCACCACAACCACCATGGGTGACACGTCAACCGCCCCAAGCACAGGTTCAACCGCCCTCAAATACTTGGACCCCTCAAATCCAGCCATCATGGAGTCCGCCTCAAGAGCAAACACAAGCCCAGGCGCAGCCGCCATGGGTCCAGCCTCAAGAGCAACCACATCCTCAACCCCAATTTCAGCCATCTTGGACACACACTCCCGAGCAGCCAAATCTGCAGCAAATACAGCCAACTTGGAGTCAACCCCAAGATCCAATGCGGCAGCAGCCTCAGGCCCAATGGGCACAGCCATCACAAACAGATTCTCAGCATCAACCACCATGGGTGTCACAACAGCAGCAAAAATCCCAACCACCTTGGGTTCAACAGGTTCAGCCAGAATCACAGCCACAGCCACCATGGGTTCAGCAACCACAGCATCAGGCTGCTCAACAAGCATGGCCACAGGTTCAAGCACAAGGCCAGCCTCAACCACCTTGGGTTTCAGCTCAGCCtcaacagcaacagcagccaTCAATGAATACATGGCCTCCATCAAATGCTCAAGCTCAAGTCCAGCCTCCTTGGGGCCAAGCAGCCCAAACACAGCCTCCTGCACAGCCCCAAGGCAATTTGAATCCATGGGCACCAGTACCTCCACATTCTGACTCCCAACCATCATGGGCCCAGAACCCTTCAATGAATTCTTGGGCCCAAGATCAAAACCCTGCTCACCAACAACCACCTTGGGCTCAACCAGTTCCAAGCCAGCCAGCACCACAGTCAAACTGGCAACAGTCCCCTTCAAAGACTCCCCCACAGCCACCAGTGAATACATGGCCTTCAACTCAGAGCCAGCCTCAGAGACCTGAGAATGCCTGGATACCACAGCCTCAGCAGACACCTGTGAATGCTCCTACCTCGATAATGAACCCTCGTCCCTCTCCAAAACCTTGGAATCCACCACAAAGTTCTCCCCAAAGTCGGACTCCTCCACCTCCGCCACAGCGAATGCACTCTTTTACAATTGGCCAAAGAGTTTCATCACCCATCAACCCAATGGCCACCGTCTTAAATCCATCTTCCCAAGGTTCAGCTTTTGAGATGCCAGCAGTAAGAGGGAAAGGAGCTGATATGTTTGCCAAGAGGCAGTCCCGAATGGAAAAGTTTGTTGTGGACTCTGAGACTGTGGAAGCAAACAAGGCAAGCAGACCACCATCCCCAGTTGCTTCATTACCCAATGAGTGGAAGTATACACCCAATGTACGTGCTCCACCTTCACGGTCTTTTAATCCTATACAGTCCCCTTCTTATCCCCCAGCAGCAACAAAGCAGCCTCCGCCAAGTAACCCTTCATCCAAAGCcaagaaaaaagagaagcagaagcCTGCACCTAAACCCCTTAATGTTATAGATGTTATGAAGCATCAGCCCTATCAACTTAATTCTTCACTCTTTACCTATGGCCCAGCAGCAGAGGCTGCCAAGCCCCCTGCACCTAAACCTGAATGTCCTCCTCCTAACCCACCTGTAGAAAACCAACCAATTCACTATGAGCCAATGGCTACTGTTCAGCAAGCTGGACAGTACAGTGCCCAATATCCACAGCAAGCCTATGGGATGCCCATGCAGCCTTTGATGCATGATGGCCACTACCAACAAAACCCAGTTAATGCTTATCCTCCCTCAAACCCTTACCAACAACCTCCAGGTGTTTCATACCAACAGTCATATAACCAACAGTATCAGCAACCTGCCCCACCTCTTTATCAACCCCAATCCCCTCAGTCTCCAAACTCTCCCTACCAGCAGGCCCCTTACCAACAGGCCAATAACACCCCCTACCAGCAGGCTCCACAGACCCCTTACCAGCCAGCTAATAGCCCTCCCTACCTAGCAGCTCCCTCAGCACCTTACCAGCCACAGCCTCCCTCAAGCTACGTTGCTCCTAGTTTTCCTATTGCGGCAAGGCCTGAATCTGTATCAGGTGGCAGCGCTGCAGCTGCTCCTAAACCTAGGTTTACTGCTAAAAAGAGCTCGGCTCAGGTTTGGAAGCCTACTGCAGTGGAGAAAGAATAAATCATGTAGAATCATGATTTGTTTGATGTCTGTGTGAATCTGAGGGTTGGAGCTCCTTCATTTTTGAGCACATACACTTGCTTGGGCAATGAGCAACCTAACCTTTACCCACTCTTGTTATTGTCATAAGGACGAGCTGGATATTTTTGAAAGTTGAGGGATTATAGGAATGGCATCACAAACAATTTAGAAAGTAAAAATGACAAGATGGGGGTATATCTTAACAGGCACAAAAATAGGCTAAATGAATTTGTAACTACATGTTTAGCAGTGTTTTTTACGTGTTCTCAAAATATGATGCACATGATATTTCACTTCAGTTAATCACCATAAAgtaattttatttaatgttaagAATCTAAAGGATGGCAGTATTAGAATGTAGGTGAGAAAGGTGTTCGGTAAAGATTTGAAAGAAAGGagtgagaaataaaagaaatcagTGAAGGGTTAGACAGTGACAACAGCAAGTCAAAATtatgaagagaagaaaatactAAATGTGCCTTTGGTTTTTTGATCGACAgacaacatcaaataaaaaagaagttcCATAATTTATAAGTGGTAAATGCAAAATTGAATAGACTTAAGATAGAAATGAAGACGTGAGAAGGAAGGGTGTGGTCCTTTTGGTGTAATGATACCAAGCTGAAGGCTAAATTTGCAATGTCAGTGAAGTCATAGAGCATAGATTATGTAACAACTCAATGGAGTTCAAATTAAAGCTAAAAACATCAATACCcctagaaaaacaaaaaaacactttctctctTAAATTTTGATTTTAGTAAACAATTCATTCTTCGTCAGCTTCCCCCAGCGTTTTTTCCATTGCACTACATATGTGGGTTAAATTTATTTTAAGCTTTGTAACCAGCTGTTGCGTCATGTCAGCAGCTATTTTTGAACTGCCTCATGAGAGGTAGTGCTGATGTCCAGAGATAGTAGGCTTAAATATCAACTTAAACCATTGAAAGCTTCTTAATCTCAGACCCTcgtagtattttttttataataacagaaaaatatataacatttacCACAGCACCAGCTTCACTCTTCCTTGCAActtcttctgcttttgttttataTGAATAGATGTTTAATGATCTATAAAAGAAGAATTATTGAAAAGATAATCAGCCTGgtaatgtaaacaaatatatattagaTACAGGGCTGCTTTTGTTCTtcatgttcttttctgtttccttttcttctgtgtgtttttcctcctgCACTTTTCTGTATGATTTACTGCAGTGCcattaaaatgtcttttatcCTTGTTTGGCTTtactcttcttttcttccttgGGCATGCTTTTgggtttcttctgttttcttttcatcttgCTGCATTTCCCCATTTCCCCAGACATGCGCCTATAAATACTGTCAAGATTATTCTATAGCCGCTCAAACATTTCAGTTGCAAAATTAAAAACCTACATGTGCGATCTTCAAATCCAGTGTTGCAAAAATATATTCCTTTCTTGGACATCAAAACGGAATACAATTTATTCTCTGAAGCTTGTTAACATCAGCAAGAAACACCTCATTATCCAAATCACCTACTTTTACAGCTATTGAGGTGAATGCTGTAGAAGCACATTCCTGAAGAATGACTACCTGATGATGCATTCACAAGGGGTATTATTAGATTGGTGACTTCACTGAACACAAGCAACCTCACTGGATAACTCTGGAGGTCAAGTTAGTGGGTCACTGATGAAATGTAGATATGTGTTGTGTAATGCATTTTCTGAAAGGGCAGCTACATGATTAGTGGAAGTTTCGAGATCAAATTGTGTCTTAAGTTGGCAGATATCTGCAGCTATATTTGGAGGTATTTGAATTCTACTCAAATAACAGCGGTTTAGCTCCGTTGCTGTGCTGCAGTTATTGATTATTCATGTCCTCAACTTGACCATACTTGGtgcatttacatttcagatctGAACCATATACAGTTTTATTTGCCAATTAATTATGTGTACACGGTTTTCACTGTGAAGAAATACAATTCAGACACATTTTAGTCTCATAGTGAATTCATGCTATTGCCCCTAAACAGTTATACATAATAATACTTCTTATAACTGAGCTTTCTTCAGAATTGGGAAGAAATGTGGCTCTTCATTTCTCAGATTTAGATCCCATATGAGTATTTTCTTAAAGAGGTGTTTTAAAATAGAAGTCTCTAAATGCACAATCCCAATTTATCATATGCTTATGTACAGTGACTAAGATATATGTTTAACTCTGAATAAAAGAAGCTACATAATAGACACAATAGAAAATATATCAATACTGACAATCATTCCCAGTATATTAAAAATATTACCTGGGGTTGCTTCCTTATCCTACTCatagatttgtttgttttttgccctAATCCAAGATGACTCTGCCATAGGCATGTTAGGCCTACCAGGTACCTTATTCAGTCGATAACTTATTCCCCCTTGAGTCATTCAGCCACATTTCCCTTATACATATCTGCACTctcctctgttgtttttctttatttttttgcctgTCACCATCTGCTGATCTTTCACATATTCCACCAGATGAGGGCAGcactgcccttttttttttttttttaaaacgtgtGCCATGTACAACAAAAGATTGATCGGTTTAAGTGAATTGCATGATGTTCTCACCCAACCTTCAACCTTTGGCTattgcattttgcatttcacatttcacattttcagcAAGTGGTCTTAACTTCAAAATGTTGCTGTCCTGCAAGGTATCTCCAATAAAATCAACAATATTGCAATAAAACAGCATATTTTGGTCAGACTATGGATACTTATATGCCTGTTCTAAGAAGAAATGAGGTAATTCAGTCTCAGTCGCAAAAGCAATGTGGTAAGGAGGCTTTTTGTGGAAGTAACAATTAAATCTTAAATGGTAGGTTAAATCTAATTTTAACCTACCAATTCTCCACAGCTCTTTGCAGTTATCTGATTTTGCCAGGTAAAAAATGTTTGTCCATAGTCCTAAATTCAATCAATGAAATCAATATGAGGGTATTACATCACTTAAAGGAAATGTGTTAACAAACAACTACTTTCTTGTCTGACATTTTCAGGCTGGTTGGATTTTGCTCGAGGACAGCCAAACTAAAATGAGCCCTTACTAAAATAAGCATGTCTGGATCTTTCTTTACAGGCACTTGGAAGAAGCTACTCCCTTTCCCCATTAGCCAGAGTGCCAGCCACAACAGGCCAGAGGTCGGCTTCTTCCTCTCCCAAGCCTCCTCGGGCCTCTTCAACTCTCCCAGCACGGCAGACACACTTGTTGGAGAAGGGCCACAAACCCCTTACACCCTGGGAGGCAGCCTCTCGGCATCCCCTGGGTTTGGTGGACGAAGCCTTCCCTGTCCAGAACCTCCAGCAAAGTCTGGCCTCTAACATCCACATGGCAGCCCAGCGTAAGATTCTGCCTGAGCCGCCAGCAGAATGGAAGGCCAGGGTTTCTTACCAAGCCCCGCAGAAAACAGGTAGCCAGACTTGGACCCATAGCCAAAGCCACTTTCCACGCCGAGCTCCGCTGCCATCATTTGTGTCCCCAACAAGGAGCACCATCTCCAGCCCTGCAGGTAGTGCTGGTTACAGGTCTCTGCCCAGGCAGTGGCAGCCTCAGAGGTCCGTGACAGAGGGAAACCTGGGGCAGTCCGTGTCCCTCTCTGAATTTAAAAGGCCCCTGGGAAACCAAACTTACAAGTCTGTGTACACCAGCAACACTTGGAGTTGGAAGCGGTAGGCTATGACTCAACCTCTGTGAcctgcaattaaaaaaaaaaaaactttattccaTGTCACATTCACGCTCATTTagacattttccttttaaagtAATCAACATCTAAACAAGCAATAATACAGCGAATGAGAAGAGTGAGCAAGCATAGTGAAGTGCATATTTGAAGCCTACCAGATACAATAGGCCTATCTTGTGATTTTGCTTGCTAATATACTTTGTGTTGTTAGAACCTTACTATTTTTTGCTGACACATCTTTAGAATGAAGAACATTTAAGAATATTTAGAAAATCCAATTTTActctttagaaaataaatatacgaGTGTTTACAATATTGAGCTTGTGGTAAACTGCAGACAAAGGTTGTCTTTTagatttgtttgattttattcagGCTGGTTTCATTTTCTGCTATAGATGTACTTACCTAGCATGCTGGTTCTTGCAGTGATTGTGCACTCTTTTATGATATTCTTTTGTGAATTTTAATCCATGAAACTTGAGAATGACGTGTTCAGCTCAGGGCACAGAACACACTTAGTGACGCAGCAGATGTTCGAGGCTTGAAACTTTGGGAAAGGTTAGTGCTATAACTCAGAATGTTGTGGGCGGACGTGTTGTTATGTAAGCTTTAATAAGTGAGATTAATTCACTTATTTGCCAGGAGATATTTAATTAGCGCATTAGCATGTGGCCACTCacgacacagagagggagaacgAAGATGAGAAGCTGAAAATGGGGCCATCGGTTTCAACAATGCATTGTCACATTGCAGCCCATTGTATCTTAAAGTGTGAAGGCTTATGAGGGAGTAAAAGTTGAATTTAGAAATGTTAAGATATCCCAACTAATTACAACTAAAGGTTATTTAGTTCACTAGTTTGgttggttgttgttggtttgttgCATGTAATGGCTTTTGTGAAACTCTTGTAATCATCTCCAAAGACTTTAGCTAGTTTGGTGTATCCACAGAGTGTACATAATGCCCAAATAGGATTCTCACAAAGCACTCTCACACTGTATTGAACATCTATGCATACTGTAGTGTATCTTTATTTTAACGCTGTATTGCCAATTGAATCAACACTTAATATGGTCACAATGAAATACCAGTAATCGATTTCTGATCCAAAGTAACTCTGATATGGATTCACATAAagcattttacaaaataaatactacCGAAATAGCACTATGTCACAAATtgcatttttttgcatttattgtgtgtttgtgctctttGCTCTCTGGGACATTTGTTGCTTGTTGTACCATCCCATGAAGCTTTTTGCATGACGTCTTGTCTGGACCAGTCACTCGTTACGTATCTAATGGAGGGGGGTTGGGAGGAGTTGGTGGAAACTTGTTCCCATGGTGACCACGAGTTACATAATAACAGAGGGTTCCTACTGTGGCTGACCCATTACAGAATGAGAGATAAGGAGACCGAGGGAGATGATAGACAGACATTATTTCCATACCAATTTAGAATAATGAAAATGCTGTGCAGGATTCAAATGCTGGTAAAATGATGGAGTTTGAATGAGAGTATGAGCAATCATAAATTGCGATCAAAATACCTTATTTTGGGGGCGTTCTTACAGAATGAATCACACTTGCTGTTTTATATTTCCAACCTAATGCCTGCTACTGGCCTCAACCgtctttgttttcttacagCAAGTACCTGGTAAGTAGCTGGACCCTATTTGGCCTCAGTCTCTCCTATAATCACATGATGGCTTTTAAAACTAATAGTTTCTGAGTGGTCGGCAGGTCCTGAGGGAGACATGTTCCCATAATAATGTGACTGTGTGAAATAATGCAATGCAGATTTGCTGCTGACACAACTTTATTTCTGACATTAAAGCTTTGTCAGGGGTGTctaagagatttttttttaatcccttttgtgctttttaaatgaatgtataATTGAAATGTTGCTACATCATGACAAAATCTCTACCTTTTTATTGATCCAACTCATTATTGTAGGATCTAGCCTAGTCAATTTGTTACCCATCCCTCTGTTATTTTCAACCATCCAAATAATTGATCCCATATAAGCTTGCAATTAAAGCTGTTTATCGTTAAATGTTAGCTATCTCAATCATCATGAACTCAATATTTTAAGCTTTTTAACTACTGTAATCAAATTTCCTATTCTTTTTGCGAGCTGATTCGTCCATTATGATTAGCTACCCTGTTTAACAGTTTATATTGTGAAATGTAAGCTTCAACTTTATACACCTTCAGCGTTTAACTTGCTTTTAGCCTGCATCGAGTGCTAATCAATTATTCGTAATTACCTTTTTCAACAAATTTAGCTAGCCATTTTTGCAGTAGCCTCACAGGGACAGTTTCGACCATTCctctgttgcctttttttttgtactgagCTCATTTA
This portion of the Labrus bergylta chromosome 22, fLabBer1.1, whole genome shotgun sequence genome encodes:
- the LOC109981594 gene encoding synaptopodin-2 isoform X3, translated to MGTGDYICVTLRGGAPWGFTLKEGEGDTYRPLIVTQVEEGGRAFLGGVQDDDEMVSLNGEPCADLTLSKALELINASIDCLQLLVKRYSIIPSEVSESETSCCERDSPGEVLESTTLHIVSAKHRSQSPKELFISRDEVSHEDLDSNTEFPKRPQLICTQLHAPSFGDQRGQEENDGVAQRCLSPGGMVELQVSLSAQTLDDVGCSSLGSALGIEGEYSNREAIITIPTTTTTTTSFNVPSSVREPLGQRGVVLSSPSMLGQVEVILQQQPAASEAGRGILSVGGPKVGGSLGSQSEGEEGGGHCKGVPGSLTVSFGIPPEEGTPAEEQDSDSEGDQEKPNKHRAKHARLRRSESQSEKQLKEAKSKCKRIALLLTAAPPNPNNKGVLMFKKHRQRAKKFTIVSYGTGEDEPEYSDEEDEENEEDKQGTQTVALTLFAPNNSEIDKQFLGNAQRGKGVLTINLDKGLLEIEKSLKNQEEMECLPETKGKGALMFAQRRLRMDEISAEHEELRSHGIPVEGVLEVEKKIAEHSYMQSTTEGHAYMDVNIHQQSQHQQQQYQEQQYYEQQQKYQQQQQQYQQQQHNYQQQQQQQQQQQQQQQYQQQYQQQQYEQQQQHYQQQQMYQQQQVYNQEQQMQHYSTNINGTVQQQTSEMQSSFSNRTAKPFSAENIEPTPYSPAMSGTNQDSMGQGEQIASRDERISTPAIKSGLLMDARRRNVGKPMFTFKDAPKLSPNPALLNLLNRGDKRLGFESGGEEDYLSLGAEACNFLQSSRGKPKIPPPVAPKPVINPNSPLWSPQLEVTNQDMPQQAENSLTTPAVAPTTETTLAPELEPTPAPAPEPSPLPAPQEATASNTTEDQHTWTLQPESQQQQLQVSTQEENCQMNSTLQQEHAPMTSWSTAQTEAQQQPPTNSWPPTQVQPQEPTPSQSPPQPPWVTRQPPQAQVQPPSNTWTPQIQPSWSPPQEQTQAQAQPPWVQPQEQPHPQPQFQPSWTHTPEQPNLQQIQPTWSQPQDPMRQQPQAQWAQPSQTDSQHQPPWVSQQQQKSQPPWVQQVQPESQPQPPWVQQPQHQAAQQAWPQVQAQGQPQPPWVSAQPQQQQQPSMNTWPPSNAQAQVQPPWGQAAQTQPPAQPQGNLNPWAPVPPHSDSQPSWAQNPSMNSWAQDQNPAHQQPPWAQPVPSQPAPQSNWQQSPSKTPPQPPVNTWPSTQSQPQRPENAWIPQPQQTPVNAPTSIMNPRPSPKPWNPPQSSPQSRTPPPPPQRMHSFTIGQRVSSPINPMATVLNPSSQGSAFEMPAVRGKGADMFAKRQSRMEKFVVDSETVEANKALGRSYSLSPLARVPATTGQRSASSSPKPPRASSTLPARQTHLLEKGHKPLTPWEAASRHPLGLVDEAFPVQNLQQSLASNIHMAAQRKILPEPPAEWKARVSYQAPQKTGSQTWTHSQSHFPRRAPLPSFVSPTRSTISSPAGSAGYRSLPRQWQPQRSVTEGNLGQSVSLSEFKRPLGNQTYKSVYTSNTWSWKR
- the LOC109981594 gene encoding synaptopodin-2 isoform X2 → MGTGDYICVTLRGGAPWGFTLKEGEGDTYRPLIVTQVEEGGRAFLGGVQDDDEMVSLNGEPCADLTLSKALELINASIDCLQLLVKRYSIIPSEVSESETSCCERDSPGEVLESTTLHIVSAKHRSQSPKELFISRDEVSHEDLDSNTEFPKRPQLICTQLHAPSFGDQRGQEENDGVAQRCLSPGGMVELQVSLSAQTLDDVGCSSLGSALGIEGEYSNREAIITIPTTTTTTTSFNVPSSVREPLGQRGVVLSSPSMLGQVEVILQQQPAASEAGRGILSVGGPKVGGSLGSQSEGEEGGGHCKGVPGSLTVSFGIPPEEGTPAEEQDSDSEGDQEKPNKHRAKHARLRRSESQSEKQLKEAKSKCKRIALLLTAAPPNPNNKGVLMFKKHRQRAKKFTIVSYGTGEDEPEYSDEEDEENEEDKQGTQTVALTLFAPNNSEIDKQFLGNAQRGKGVLTINLDKGLLEIEKSLKNQEEMECLPETKGKGALMFAQRRLRMDEISAEHEELRSHGIPVEGVLEVEKKIAEHSYMQSTTEGHAYMDVNIHQQSQHQQQQYQEQQYYEQQQKYQQQQQQYQQQQHNYQQQQQQQQQQQQQQQYQQQYQQQQYEQQQQHYQQQQMYQQQQVYNQEQQMQHYSTNINGTVQQQTSEMQSSFSNRTAKPFSAENIEPTPYSPAMSGTNQDSMGQGEQIASRDERISTPAIKSGLLMDARRRNVGKPMFTFKDAPKLSPNPALLNLLNRGDKRLGFESGGEEDYLSLGAEACNFLQSSRGKPKIPPPVAPKPVINPNSPLWSPQLEVTNQDMPQQAENSLTTPAVAPTTETTLAPELEPTPAPAPEPSPLPAPQEATASNTTEDQHTWTLQPESQQQQLQVSTQEENCQMNSTLQQEHAPMTSWSTAQTEAQQQPPTNSWPPTQVQPQEPTPSQSPPQPPWVTRQPPQAQVQPPSNTWTPQIQPSWSPPQEQTQAQAQPPWVQPQEQPHPQPQFQPSWTHTPEQPNLQQIQPTWSQPQDPMRQQPQAQWAQPSQTDSQHQPPWVSQQQQKSQPPWVQQVQPESQPQPPWVQQPQHQAAQQAWPQVQAQGQPQPPWVSAQPQQQQQPSMNTWPPSNAQAQVQPPWGQAAQTQPPAQPQGNLNPWAPVPPHSDSQPSWAQNPSMNSWAQDQNPAHQQPPWAQPVPSQPAPQSNWQQSPSKTPPQPPVNTWPSTQSQPQRPENAWIPQPQQTPVNAPTSIMNPRPSPKPWNPPQSSPQSRTPPPPPQRMHSFTIGQRVSSPINPMATVLNPSSQGSAFEMPAVRGKGADMFAKRQSRMEKFVVDSETVEANKASRPPSPVASLPNEWKYTPNALGRSYSLSPLARVPATTGQRSASSSPKPPRASSTLPARQTHLLEKGHKPLTPWEAASRHPLGLVDEAFPVQNLQQSLASNIHMAAQRKILPEPPAEWKARVSYQAPQKTGSQTWTHSQSHFPRRAPLPSFVSPTRSTISSPAGSAGYRSLPRQWQPQRSVTEGNLGQSVSLSEFKRPLGNQTYKSVYTSNTWSWKR